GGCGTAGGGCTCGAGCATTCGGGCGGTGCGGCTGCCAAGCGTGCCATCGACGAATGACTTGAAGCCATTGACCCAGAGCCGGTCATCGGAGGGAACGCACTCGGCGAGGGCCGGGTCGAAGGCGTCACCGCGATCGAGCAGCGTGATGGCAATTCGGATGGGGAGCTCCGCGCGGATCGGGTGAAAGACCTCGCGCAGATCCTTCGCGTACTCCATGGAGCAGACTGCGACGATGCCGCGCGATGCGGCGTGCGCGCACGCGGCGCGAAGGGCGTTCTGGCGCTCCTCGACGCTCGGCGCCGGCACGATGGGATTCACAAGCTGCCACGCCGCCTGTTCAAGCAACAGGCCCGTCGGCTCACCTCGATCGGAGCGCACGATCGTTCCCCCGTCGGGAACGGCCGCGCCCTCCATCATCGCCAGCACCGGGTGATTCACCACGCAGGCGTGCTGATCCATGCGGTAGGCAACCACCGGCCGATCGCCCGCGCATCGCAGCCAGGAGTGATCGGGCATCGTGCCGCCCCAGCGCTCCTGATCCCAACCATGCGCCTGCAACCAGCGCCCCGGAGGGAGTTCCGCATGACGCTCGGCAATGCGTTGCTCGAACTCATCGCGGCTTGCGCACGCGGAGAGATCGAGCTGCTTGAGCGTGAGCCCTCCGAGCAGCAGGTGAAGATGGCCATCGACGAAGCCCGTCGATGAACCAGATGACGAATCGGAAGAAGCCATGCGAAGGCGTATGCTAGGGACATGGCGTCCATCCATCGATCACGGGCCGTGTGTCTCTCCCTCGTCCTCCTCGGCGCGGCGGGCGCGCTCTCGTCGTGTCGCGATCAGGGCCCGGCGCCGAGGCCACCCACACCAGTGGCTGAACGCCCCTCAGCGCCATCAGGGGGCGCAGCGCGGGTGCAGCCCGGCGACGCGCCCGCGGGCGCTCGAGGACCCGATGGTTCGGTGACGACCGGTGGTGGAGACACCGCCAGGGCGCAAACTCCGGGCGAGCGACTCGCCTCGCCGCCACCTGGAATCTCGGGGCCCGACAGTGACCCGACGCGCATCGAGATCGGCGGACTCGTGATGCCGAAGCCCGTCACCTGGGTTTGGCAGCCACCTTCGATGCAGTTCCGAACGCTTCAGTACGGCGTGCCCGCGCCGGGCGGCGCCACGCCTGCTGCGGAGTTGATCTTCAGCGTCTTCCCCGTCGGTGATGGCGGTCCCATCGACCCCAACATCGATCGCTGGGCCGGGCAGTTCCGTACACCCGAGGGCGGCCCCGTCACGCCCACCAATCGCTCCGTGCGCGAGGTCGAGGGATTGCGCCTGACACGCGTTGACCTTGCAGGTGCCTACATGGGCATGGGCGCCGCGGCGCCGCGGCCGGAGACGGCGCAACTCGCGGTCATTGTCGAGGCGCCAGATTCGAGAGTCTTCATTCGTCTGCTCGGGCCCGCCGCGACCGTGGAGGCGGCGCGCAGCGACTTCGATGCCCTCGTCGAGGGAATTCGACCCGCTGCGTCTCGCTGAATCCGATGCGTCGCGTTCGCGGAGGCGTCACTTCTTCGCCGCGGCGAAGCGGCGATTGACCTCGTTCCAGTTCACCACATCCCACCATGCGCCGAGATAGTCGGCGCGACGGTTCTGGTACTTGAGGTAGTAGGCGTGCTCCCAGACATCGACGCCGAGGATTGGCGTGCCGATGACATCGGCGACACCCTTCATGAGCGGATTGTCCTGATTCGGCGTGCTCGTGACGGCAAGTGAGCCATCGGGCTTGACGATCAGCCACGACCAACCCGAGCCGAAGCGCTTCATGCCTGCGTCGGCGAACTGGCTCTTGAAGGCATCCATCGAACCGAAGGCCTTGTCGATGGCCGCCGCGAGTTCGGCGCTGGGAGCTCCACCGGAGCCCTTTGGAGCCATGATGACCCAGAAGAGCGCGTGGTTGTAGTGGCCGCCGCCATTGTTGCGGACCGCACCTCGGATCGCCTCGGGCACGCTGGTGATCTCCGCACAGATCGCCTCGATCGACTTCGACGCCCACTCCGGATGACCTTCGAGCGCCTTGTTCAGGTTGTCGACATACGCCTTATGGTGCTTGGTGCGATGGATGTTCATCGTCGTCGCATCGATGGCGGGCTCAAGCGCGTTCTCGGCATAGGGAAGTTCGGGAAGCGTGAAGGGCATGGGGGCATCCTCGGAGAGGGGGTTGGGGAGTGGGGCGGACGAAACCGAAAGGGGCTCTTCGGCAGCCGCTCGGTGTGACACCGGAAGCGCAGCCGCCATGGCGCTGGCCATGACCAGCAGGAAGTTTCGCCGTTCCAGGGTTGGCTCGTCCATCGGAGCGAGCAGGATAGCCGCGTCACTGGCGACGATCTACGCTGCCGGGACATGGATCGTCTGCTCCGCATGATTGACGCGAACGCGAACAGGGCGGCGGAGGGCCTGCGCACCCTTGAAGATCTCGTGCGATTCTCGACGGGGGCTTCGGGGTCGCTGACGCGGCGTCTGAAGGCGCTGCGACACGCCCTGCGAAACGCGATGGCGACCCTCGATCCGCTGGCGATGGCGGCGTGGCGCGATGCGGCCGGCGACCCCGGTGCGCCGGGACAGGGGAGTGAGGACGCCGTGACGGCGTCGGCGGAGCGCGGTGAGTCGCGCGGCGGCTTGGAGTCGCCGACGCGGCGCCACGCGCTCGACATCGCACTCGCGGCAGGGAGTCGCGTGGGCGAAGCGCTGCGAGCCCTCGAGGAGGCGCTTCGGGCCATCGCCCCGGTCGTCGCTGGACGAGTCGAGCGACTTCGCTTCGAGGCGTATGAACTCTCGGCGAAGGTCACTCTTCTCTGCGGTTCGGGTTCAGCCCGGCAGTGGCGCTGCTGCCTGCTGCTGACGGAGTTGCTCTGCCGTCGGCCATGGCGCGAAGTGCTGCATGCGGCGTTGCGCGCGGGCGCTGACTGTGTGCAGGTCCGCGAGAAGTCGATGGCCGATGGCGCCCTCCTTGAGCGAGTGCGCGAAGTGGTCCGCGCGGCGCAAGCCACGGGTGCCGCGGTCATCGTGAACGATCGACCCGATCTCGCCGTCGCCTCGGGGTGTGATGGCGTGCACCTCGGGAGTGATGACCTGCCGATCAGGGACGCTCGGCGAGTCGTGGGCCGCCTGCTCATCGGCGCAAGCACGCACGATCTCGATGAGGCCGCCCACGCGGTCGAAGCGGGCGCTGACTACTGCGGAGTGGGAGCGATGTTCCCGACCTCGACACGCCCTGACCGGACACCGACGGGCGTTCCCTGGCTCAAGGCCTTTCTCGAGCATCACCCGCGAGTGCCTCACCTGGCGATCGGCGGCATCACGCCTGCACGGATTGCGGAACTCGCGGCGGCGGGGTGCCGAGGCGTCGCCGTCTCAAGCGCCATCTGCGCCGCCGAAGACCCCGGTGAGGTCACCGCGCACATTGTGTCGGCGCTCACCGCCCCGCTCGAGGTCTCGAGGTGAGCGCTCCTCTGCACGCAGAACTGGTCTTGCTCGGCACCGGCACGAGCGCAGGTGTCCCCGTCATCGGTTGCGATTGCGAAGTCTGTCGCTCGGATGATCCTCGAGATCGCCGACTCCGGAGCGGAGCGCTGCTTCGATTCACCGATCCCGATGGTGTCGCCCGCGAAGTGCTCATTGACTGTCCTCCCGATCATCGCGAGCAGTCGCTCCGCATTGGGCTGCGGCGCTGCGATGGCATTCTCTTCACCCACCATCATGTCGATCACACCTTCGGTCTCGACGAGGTCCGCCGCTACAACGCGCTCATGCAGGAGGCGATCGAGATCTATGCCGATACGCGCACGCTTGATCATCTCGATCGCGTCTACCGACACATCTTTCGCGCGGCTGAGAATGTGAATGACTCCTTCGTGGCGACCCTCGTGCCTCGTCGCATCGAAGCGGGACGGGCCTTCACTCTGCATGGGCTTCGGGTGCTGCCCATCGAGCTGCTGCACGGCCGTGTGCCGGTCCTCGGATTCAGGTTCGACGGCCCTCCGATCGCGGAGAGCGCCGCCACCGCGCCGGATGAACTCCTGCCGCTCGCCTACTGCACCGATGTGAACTCGATTCCGCCCCCGGCCTGGCCAGCGCTCGCGGGAGTTCGCACCCTCGTCCTCGACATGCTCCGCTTTCGGGCCCATCCGACCCACTTCACCGTGGACCAGGCGATCGCCACCGCCGAGCGGATCGGCGCCGAGCGGACGATCTTCGTCCACATGACCCATGACATTCGCCACGCCGACCTCGATCCGAAGCTGCCCCCCGGCATGCAACTCGGCTTCGACGGCCTCCGGATCGGCCATGGACGGGGTGCGGCCACGGCGGCCGATCCGCTATCATCTTCGCCCTACCCATGGCCAACCTGAGGCAGATCAAGAAGCGCATGGTCGCCGTCCGCACGATCCAGCGGATCACGAAGACCATGCAGATGATCGCGACCGCAAAGTTCACCGCCGCCATGGCGCGAGCGAAGGCGAGTCGCCCGTATGTGGACCGCATCCGCGCGATGGTGGGCGAAGTGGCCGAGGCTGCGGGCGAGGTCAACCATCCGCTGCTTGAAGCGCCGCGCACTTCGTCCGGCAACGATCTCGTCCTCGTGATCGCGAGCGACCGGGGTCTCTGCGGCGCCTACAACGGCCATGTCCTCAAGACCGCCATGGGCGAAGTGAAGCGCATTCGCGCCGCAGGTCGCACCGTGCAGTTGGAGACCAGCGGCAAGAAGTCCGTCGCCTTCTTCAAGTTCGCCAAGGTGGCAATTCAGGCGCGGCATGCCTTCGGCGATCGTCCGAAGTACGACGAGGTCGAGCAACTGGCGGATCGTCTCATCGAGGACTTCCTCGCGGGACGAATCGACTCCGCGCGCGTGGTGAGCATGAAGTTCGTTTCCAACAGCCGCCAGGTGCCAGAGGTGATGCAGCTCCTGCCGATGACGCTTCCGGCGGCCTC
This region of Phycisphaeraceae bacterium genomic DNA includes:
- a CDS encoding amidohydrolase family protein, with the protein product MASSDSSSGSSTGFVDGHLHLLLGGLTLKQLDLSACASRDEFEQRIAERHAELPPGRWLQAHGWDQERWGGTMPDHSWLRCAGDRPVVAYRMDQHACVVNHPVLAMMEGAAVPDGGTIVRSDRGEPTGLLLEQAAWQLVNPIVPAPSVEERQNALRAACAHAASRGIVAVCSMEYAKDLREVFHPIRAELPIRIAITLLDRGDAFDPALAECVPSDDRLWVNGFKSFVDGTLGSRTARMLEPYADQPGERGMLMEEAARGTLREWAKTVIDAGFSPSMHAIGDEALRVALDAVEPIDPERIARFEHAQTIHPADLPRLRGRLVSMQPHHRTFDRHSVMARLGAGRLERFFPFRQAWDAGAMLGFGSDWPIVDLDPRKGMHEAIHGAGGPGGAAGDERLLEHEAMAAYTTQAWKLLRAGAMVEVP
- a CDS encoding superoxide dismutase, whose translation is MPFTLPELPYAENALEPAIDATTMNIHRTKHHKAYVDNLNKALEGHPEWASKSIEAICAEITSVPEAIRGAVRNNGGGHYNHALFWVIMAPKGSGGAPSAELAAAIDKAFGSMDAFKSQFADAGMKRFGSGWSWLIVKPDGSLAVTSTPNQDNPLMKGVADVIGTPILGVDVWEHAYYLKYQNRRADYLGAWWDVVNWNEVNRRFAAAKK
- the thiE gene encoding thiamine phosphate synthase, with amino-acid sequence MDRLLRMIDANANRAAEGLRTLEDLVRFSTGASGSLTRRLKALRHALRNAMATLDPLAMAAWRDAAGDPGAPGQGSEDAVTASAERGESRGGLESPTRRHALDIALAAGSRVGEALRALEEALRAIAPVVAGRVERLRFEAYELSAKVTLLCGSGSARQWRCCLLLTELLCRRPWREVLHAALRAGADCVQVREKSMADGALLERVREVVRAAQATGAAVIVNDRPDLAVASGCDGVHLGSDDLPIRDARRVVGRLLIGASTHDLDEAAHAVEAGADYCGVGAMFPTSTRPDRTPTGVPWLKAFLEHHPRVPHLAIGGITPARIAELAAAGCRGVAVSSAICAAEDPGEVTAHIVSALTAPLEVSR
- a CDS encoding MBL fold metallo-hydrolase; the protein is MSAPLHAELVLLGTGTSAGVPVIGCDCEVCRSDDPRDRRLRSGALLRFTDPDGVAREVLIDCPPDHREQSLRIGLRRCDGILFTHHHVDHTFGLDEVRRYNALMQEAIEIYADTRTLDHLDRVYRHIFRAAENVNDSFVATLVPRRIEAGRAFTLHGLRVLPIELLHGRVPVLGFRFDGPPIAESAATAPDELLPLAYCTDVNSIPPPAWPALAGVRTLVLDMLRFRAHPTHFTVDQAIATAERIGAERTIFVHMTHDIRHADLDPKLPPGMQLGFDGLRIGHGRGAATAADPLSSSPYPWPT
- the atpG gene encoding ATP synthase F1 subunit gamma, which gives rise to MANLRQIKKRMVAVRTIQRITKTMQMIATAKFTAAMARAKASRPYVDRIRAMVGEVAEAAGEVNHPLLEAPRTSSGNDLVLVIASDRGLCGAYNGHVLKTAMGEVKRIRAAGRTVQLETSGKKSVAFFKFAKVAIQARHAFGDRPKYDEVEQLADRLIEDFLAGRIDSARVVSMKFVSNSRQVPEVMQLLPMTLPAASTGSDAAAGGTEPLYEFSPSSGALLDDLLPRCLKVSLYQAFMDAVVSENIMRMVAMTAATDNAGGLGRMLRRSYNRARQAKITTELTEIVSGAAALE